A stretch of Myroides oncorhynchi DNA encodes these proteins:
- a CDS encoding DUF4292 domain-containing protein, with protein sequence MRKITLLILCALFLAVGCKKKNANNILDEGEANNAKTVLNILNNHNKQILDFQTAAIRTTSTYEDNGDSKKVSMDIFIEKDKQILLNIRFIGIPIAKAYVTPKGVQYYEKWNKVYFEGDFSMLSKWIGTDLNYNKFQNLLLGQALDTQSETTKYVATVEDGLHKIKSKVQEDIESAYFFEDQNGLLKKEQITQASSNRLVTISYPEYKKVEKYTTPTEINIDARQEKTIHLNIRYDNVTFNENLNFNYKVPAGYKQIGIKQ encoded by the coding sequence ATGAGAAAAATAACCTTGCTTATTCTGTGTGCTTTATTTTTAGCTGTTGGCTGTAAAAAGAAAAACGCGAATAATATATTAGATGAAGGAGAAGCGAATAATGCTAAGACGGTACTTAACATCTTAAACAATCACAATAAACAGATCTTAGACTTCCAAACCGCAGCTATTAGAACAACATCTACCTATGAGGATAATGGTGATTCTAAAAAAGTTTCTATGGATATCTTTATAGAAAAAGATAAACAAATACTACTAAACATCCGTTTTATAGGTATTCCTATTGCTAAGGCGTATGTGACTCCTAAGGGGGTACAGTACTATGAGAAGTGGAATAAAGTGTATTTTGAAGGAGACTTTAGTATGCTGAGCAAATGGATTGGAACAGATCTGAATTACAACAAATTTCAAAACTTATTACTAGGACAGGCATTAGATACTCAATCTGAAACAACAAAATATGTTGCTACTGTAGAAGATGGTTTACACAAAATAAAATCTAAAGTACAAGAGGACATCGAGTCTGCTTACTTCTTCGAAGATCAGAACGGATTATTAAAAAAAGAACAGATAACTCAGGCTTCTAGTAACAGATTAGTGACAATCTCTTATCCAGAATATAAAAAAGTAGAAAAATATACCACTCCTACTGAAATAAATATAGACGCAAGACAAGAAAAAACCATACATTTGAACATTCGTTATGACAACGTGACTTTTAATGAGAATCTCAACTTTAATTACAAAGTACCAGCGGGTTATAAACAAATCGGAATAAAACAATAA
- a CDS encoding murein hydrolase activator EnvC family protein — translation MTRAYLSLFILLCTVFAYGQKKETQEQLERRKQQILVEINIVKDLLKKEKSKERNILLEIDDNNRKINLNKQLIGNVQKQIAVTNTNISNTQKEVDTQETELAKQRKEYADLVLKSYKTKSSQSRLMFVLSSDNFLQAYKRVQYMKQYADYRKSQAEEVRVKAEALKVSVTRLNAQKNTQQKLLAEQQQNEKTLKEDLGEQQNLMSIVQKDQKKYNEHIKKKQDESKAIDRKIKQLIKEAIEEANRIAREKAAKEGKKTTKSTSSSKSSTTFELTPEGKLVADNFKANQGKLPWPVAKGYISLPYGDQPHPIQTQLTIHNSGVEITTESGTRARAVFGGEVLQVQVLPGGNKAVLIQHGDYITVYQNLGSVSVQKGDKVTTKQDIGSISTNSTGQTVLKFLLSRNTDIYNPQSWLSRSN, via the coding sequence ATGACACGAGCGTATTTATCCTTATTTATACTACTATGTACAGTTTTTGCATACGGGCAAAAGAAAGAAACGCAAGAACAACTTGAACGTAGAAAACAACAAATTCTCGTTGAGATTAATATTGTCAAAGATTTACTTAAAAAAGAAAAATCTAAGGAACGCAATATATTATTAGAGATAGATGATAACAACAGAAAGATTAACTTAAACAAACAGTTGATTGGTAATGTACAGAAACAAATTGCTGTAACAAATACCAATATCTCTAATACCCAAAAAGAAGTAGATACTCAAGAGACAGAATTAGCAAAACAAAGAAAAGAGTACGCTGATCTAGTGCTAAAGTCATATAAAACAAAGTCTAGTCAAAGTAGACTTATGTTTGTCTTATCATCTGACAACTTTCTTCAAGCCTATAAACGTGTTCAATATATGAAGCAATATGCTGATTATAGAAAGTCTCAAGCTGAAGAAGTAAGAGTTAAGGCTGAAGCACTGAAAGTATCTGTAACTAGGTTAAATGCCCAGAAAAATACGCAACAAAAGTTATTAGCAGAGCAACAACAAAACGAAAAAACATTAAAAGAAGACCTAGGTGAACAACAGAACTTAATGTCTATCGTACAAAAAGATCAAAAGAAATATAACGAACATATCAAGAAGAAACAAGATGAATCAAAAGCTATCGATAGAAAGATCAAACAATTGATCAAAGAAGCTATTGAAGAAGCTAACCGTATAGCGCGTGAAAAAGCAGCTAAAGAAGGTAAAAAGACGACTAAATCTACTTCTTCTAGCAAATCATCTACAACGTTCGAACTTACTCCTGAAGGCAAGTTAGTCGCTGATAACTTTAAAGCTAATCAAGGTAAGTTACCTTGGCCTGTAGCGAAGGGATATATTTCTCTTCCTTATGGTGATCAGCCACACCCAATACAAACTCAACTGACAATACACAATAGTGGAGTAGAAATCACTACTGAATCTGGTACTAGAGCAAGAGCTGTATTCGGAGGAGAGGTACTCCAAGTACAAGTATTGCCAGGAGGAAATAAAGCAGTATTAATACAACACGGGGATTACATCACAGTTTACCAAAACTTAGGTAGTGTCTCTGTGCAAAAAGGTGATAAAGTAACTACAAAACAGGATATAGGCTCTATTAGCACTAATAGTACAGGTCAGACTGTACTTAAATTCTTATTATCTCGAAATACAGATATCTATAACCCACAAAGCTGGTTAAGTAGAAGTAATTAA
- the dut gene encoding dUTP diphosphatase, translating to MTSIKIINKSKHALPNYETNQSAGMDLRANIEEPITLNSLERAIVPTGLFIELPEGYEAQIRPRSGLAAKKGITLLNSPGTIDADYRGEIGVILVNLSKEPFVIENGERIAQMVIAKFEQIQWAPVEVLSETERGAGGFGSTGVK from the coding sequence ATGACGTCTATAAAAATCATCAATAAATCAAAGCATGCTTTGCCTAACTATGAGACTAATCAGTCTGCTGGTATGGATCTAAGAGCTAACATAGAAGAGCCTATTACCTTAAACTCTTTAGAAAGAGCTATCGTTCCTACTGGTTTATTCATCGAATTACCTGAAGGATACGAAGCACAGATAAGACCTAGAAGCGGACTAGCTGCTAAAAAAGGAATTACTCTACTAAATAGTCCTGGTACTATAGATGCTGATTATAGAGGTGAAATCGGAGTAATCTTAGTAAATCTATCTAAAGAACCATTTGTTATCGAAAATGGAGAACGTATCGCTCAGATGGTTATAGCAAAGTTTGAACAAATCCAATGGGCTCCTGTAGAAGTACTTTCTGAGACAGAAAGAGGTGCTGGTGGTTTTGGAAGTACTGGAGTAAAATAG
- the xseB gene encoding exodeoxyribonuclease VII small subunit gives MEQLTYEQAALELEDILNDLKNDEVTVDDLANKVERASKLIVFCKEKLTSTEQQVEGIIEKLGL, from the coding sequence ATGGAACAACTTACTTACGAACAAGCAGCTTTAGAATTAGAAGATATTCTAAACGACCTTAAGAACGATGAAGTAACAGTGGACGATCTAGCGAATAAGGTAGAACGTGCATCTAAACTTATCGTATTTTGTAAAGAGAAACTTACCTCTACGGAACAACAAGTAGAAGGAATTATAGAGAAATTAGGGTTATAA
- a CDS encoding aldehyde dehydrogenase family protein, whose amino-acid sequence MTTPNNQFGISEVLEKLGLVAENKGSSTGLNSFSNGKIIESYSPVDGQLIAKVQASTKEDYQQVMAKAEEAFKSWRLVPAPKRGEIVRQIGEELRNKKEYLGKLVSYEMGKSLQEGLGEVQEMIDICDFAVGLSRQLYGLTMHSERPMHRMYEQWHPMGVVGIISAFNFPVAVWSWNTMLAWVCGDVCIWKPSSKTPLCGVACQNIVAGVFKKNDIPEGVCNLVIGNECGDLINTDPRIPLVSFTGSTRIGRHVSKTVAERFGNTILELGGNNAIIVSEHADINMVLVGAVFGAVGTAGQRCTSTRRLIIHESVYDKTIDVLQKAYAQLKIGNPLDANNHVGPLIDKGAVKDYLDAIEKAKAEGGKIIVEGGVLNGAGYESGCYVKPCIIEGKNSFEIIQAETFAPILYVMKYKDIEEAIAMQNGVPQGLSSSIFTNSMREMELFLSQAGSDCGIANVNIGTSGAEIGGAFGGEKETGGGRESGSDAWKAYMRRQTNTINYGTQLPLAQGIKFDF is encoded by the coding sequence ATGACTACACCTAATAACCAATTTGGTATATCGGAAGTATTAGAAAAATTAGGACTTGTAGCAGAGAACAAAGGTTCATCTACTGGTCTTAATTCGTTTTCTAATGGAAAAATCATAGAATCATACTCACCAGTTGATGGTCAACTTATCGCTAAAGTACAAGCGTCTACAAAAGAAGATTATCAGCAAGTAATGGCTAAAGCAGAAGAAGCATTTAAAAGCTGGCGCCTAGTACCTGCTCCTAAAAGAGGAGAAATCGTAAGACAAATCGGAGAAGAACTAAGAAACAAGAAAGAATACTTAGGTAAGCTTGTCTCTTATGAAATGGGAAAAAGCTTACAAGAAGGATTAGGAGAAGTACAAGAGATGATAGATATCTGTGACTTCGCTGTAGGACTATCTCGTCAATTATACGGATTAACAATGCACTCTGAACGCCCAATGCATAGAATGTATGAACAATGGCATCCAATGGGTGTAGTAGGTATCATCTCTGCATTTAACTTTCCTGTGGCAGTATGGAGTTGGAACACTATGTTAGCTTGGGTATGTGGTGACGTTTGTATTTGGAAACCTAGTTCTAAAACACCTTTATGTGGTGTAGCTTGTCAAAATATAGTGGCAGGAGTTTTTAAAAAGAATGATATTCCAGAAGGAGTATGTAATCTAGTTATCGGTAATGAATGTGGTGATCTTATCAACACGGATCCTAGAATACCTCTAGTATCATTTACAGGATCTACGCGAATCGGAAGACATGTATCTAAAACTGTTGCAGAGCGTTTTGGTAACACTATTCTAGAATTAGGAGGTAATAATGCTATAATTGTATCAGAACATGCAGACATCAATATGGTATTAGTAGGAGCTGTATTCGGTGCTGTAGGTACTGCAGGGCAACGCTGTACTAGTACTAGAAGACTTATCATCCACGAAAGCGTATATGATAAAACAATCGATGTACTACAAAAAGCGTATGCTCAACTAAAAATAGGCAACCCTTTAGATGCTAATAATCACGTAGGTCCACTTATTGACAAAGGAGCTGTAAAAGATTATTTGGATGCTATCGAAAAAGCAAAAGCTGAAGGAGGAAAGATTATCGTGGAGGGTGGTGTCCTAAATGGTGCTGGCTATGAAAGTGGTTGTTATGTGAAACCGTGTATCATAGAGGGTAAAAACAGCTTCGAGATTATACAAGCAGAAACCTTCGCTCCTATCTTATATGTAATGAAGTATAAAGATATCGAAGAGGCTATCGCTATGCAAAATGGTGTACCTCAAGGACTATCTTCTTCTATCTTTACAAATAGTATGAGAGAGATGGAATTATTCTTATCACAAGCGGGTTCTGACTGTGGTATCGCTAATGTGAATATCGGTACGTCTGGTGCAGAGATAGGTGGAGCCTTCGGAGGAGAGAAAGAAACCGGAGGAGGTAGAGAGTCTGGATCAGATGCATGGAAAGCATATATGAGAAGACAGACTAATACAATTAACTACGGTACTCAACTGCCATTAGCACAAGGTATCAAGTTTGACTTCTAA
- a CDS encoding sugar nucleotidyltransferase, whose translation MKIIVPMAGRGSRLRPHTLTVPKPLIPIAGKPIVHRLVEDIAKVLNDKIDEIAFIIHESFGKQVENDLIAIATKLGAKGTICYQNEALGTAHAILCAKEAMQGPIVVAYADTLFRADFNLEKDADSVIWVKQVEDPSAFGVVQLNENNDIVDFVEKPKEFVSDLAIIGIYYFKSGEALRKELEYLLDNNIIKGGEYQLTDALENMKQKGMRFVPGQVDEWMDCGNKNVTVDTNNRMLGFLENDNENYIAANATLENSTIIRPCYIGENVVLVNAIIGPNVSLGDNCKVENATIKNSLIQTNSTIKNANLDNAMVGNHATYDGKYTSISIGDYSVLD comes from the coding sequence ATGAAAATAATTGTACCAATGGCAGGTCGTGGGTCTAGACTACGTCCCCATACATTAACTGTACCTAAGCCATTAATACCTATCGCTGGTAAACCTATTGTACATAGATTAGTAGAGGATATCGCTAAAGTACTTAATGATAAAATAGACGAAATAGCGTTTATCATTCATGAAAGCTTTGGTAAGCAGGTTGAGAATGACTTAATCGCTATCGCAACTAAACTTGGAGCTAAAGGTACTATCTGTTACCAAAACGAAGCTTTAGGTACCGCTCATGCAATTTTATGTGCTAAGGAAGCGATGCAAGGTCCTATCGTAGTAGCTTATGCAGACACACTATTCCGTGCTGATTTTAACTTAGAGAAAGATGCTGATAGTGTAATCTGGGTAAAACAAGTAGAAGATCCTAGCGCTTTCGGTGTAGTACAGTTAAATGAGAACAATGATATCGTAGACTTCGTAGAGAAGCCTAAAGAATTCGTATCTGACTTAGCTATTATTGGTATCTATTACTTTAAAAGTGGTGAGGCATTGCGTAAAGAATTAGAATATCTATTAGACAATAATATTATCAAAGGTGGTGAATACCAACTGACTGATGCTTTAGAAAACATGAAACAAAAAGGTATGCGTTTCGTACCTGGTCAAGTAGATGAGTGGATGGATTGTGGTAATAAGAATGTGACTGTAGATACTAACAATAGAATGTTAGGTTTCTTAGAAAACGACAATGAGAACTATATCGCTGCTAATGCTACATTAGAAAACAGTACAATTATTCGTCCATGTTATATCGGTGAGAATGTAGTATTAGTAAATGCTATTATAGGTCCTAATGTATCATTAGGTGATAACTGTAAAGTAGAAAATGCTACAATAAAAAACAGTCTTATCCAGACTAACTCAACAATTAAGAATGCTAATCTAGATAATGCTATGGTGGGTAACCATGCTACATATGATGGTAAGTATACTAGCATTAGTATCGGTGACTATTCTGTATTAGATTAA
- a CDS encoding IS1595 family transposase codes for MEIFKGQNILNLVKELPDDESCKAYLSKIKWSNGFTCVKCGHKKGCLKSNHSYYCYNCEHVESSTANTLFHKVKFGLHKAFMIVFEMTTSTKSISSIQMGKRYGISQPTAWGFMHKVRLAMQSSEQSPMTETVHVDEFVVGGYEQGKPGRSYDTKKAKAVIAVELNTERKVKRAYVKCIDDYSAKSLTTIFEQHISEDANVVTDKWRGYNPLKKKYNITQKESDKGANFKELHVIIHQLKSWIRTVPSHINKKYIQAYFNEFVYRLNRSLFKETIFHNTIVKMVKAKPTTLNMISGN; via the coding sequence ATGGAAATTTTTAAGGGTCAAAACATTCTTAACTTAGTAAAAGAACTACCAGATGACGAATCTTGTAAAGCTTATCTAAGTAAAATAAAGTGGTCAAACGGTTTTACTTGTGTAAAATGTGGACACAAAAAAGGTTGCTTAAAATCTAATCATTCATACTATTGCTATAACTGTGAGCATGTTGAAAGCTCAACAGCTAATACCTTATTTCACAAAGTCAAATTTGGTTTACATAAAGCATTTATGATTGTGTTTGAAATGACAACTTCTACCAAAAGCATATCTAGTATTCAAATGGGTAAACGCTATGGTATAAGCCAGCCAACAGCGTGGGGCTTTATGCATAAAGTTCGTTTAGCTATGCAAAGTAGCGAGCAATCTCCTATGACTGAGACAGTCCATGTTGATGAGTTTGTTGTAGGGGGATACGAACAAGGAAAACCAGGAAGAAGTTACGACACCAAAAAAGCTAAAGCAGTGATAGCTGTAGAGTTAAATACTGAAAGAAAAGTAAAAAGAGCCTATGTTAAGTGTATTGACGATTACTCTGCTAAGTCATTAACTACTATATTCGAACAACACATTTCAGAAGATGCTAATGTAGTTACAGATAAATGGAGGGGATACAATCCCTTGAAAAAAAAGTATAACATCACTCAAAAAGAAAGTGATAAAGGTGCTAATTTTAAAGAATTACACGTGATAATTCACCAACTTAAATCCTGGATTAGGACTGTACCTTCACATATCAATAAGAAATACATCCAAGCTTACTTTAATGAGTTCGTATATAGATTAAATAGATCCTTATTTAAGGAAACTATTTTTCATAACACAATTGTAAAGATGGTTAAAGCGAAACCAACTACTTTAAATATGATTAGCGGAAACTGA
- a CDS encoding DUF3575 domain-containing protein encodes MRKLCLVLLFVAGTIGAKAQAVNEVKINVFNTLALASVELGYEHFIGHNQSIGANFNINDRFAYHKEKGGKDQKFNTNSLVVNYNYYFGGKNGEHGSGYVVSPFLKYRFGNFKEDIWNATDNIAIRTETDMNSFIFGVGGGYKWALGDSFTINPFASIARNFSSEVNNRFSAIEFNAGINLGYRF; translated from the coding sequence ATGAGAAAATTATGTCTGGTACTGCTGTTTGTAGCAGGTACAATAGGGGCCAAAGCCCAAGCTGTGAATGAAGTGAAAATTAACGTATTTAATACTTTAGCTTTAGCTTCTGTAGAGTTAGGTTATGAGCATTTTATTGGACACAATCAATCAATAGGTGCTAATTTTAATATCAACGATCGTTTTGCTTATCACAAAGAGAAAGGAGGCAAAGATCAAAAGTTTAATACAAACAGTTTAGTAGTAAACTATAACTATTACTTTGGTGGAAAGAATGGAGAACACGGAAGTGGCTATGTAGTATCTCCTTTTCTAAAGTACCGTTTTGGTAATTTTAAAGAAGATATTTGGAATGCTACGGATAATATAGCTATAAGAACAGAGACAGATATGAATAGTTTTATCTTCGGTGTAGGTGGTGGATATAAATGGGCTTTAGGAGATTCTTTTACAATCAACCCATTTGCTTCTATAGCTAGAAACTTTAGTAGTGAAGTGAATAACAGATTCTCTGCTATAGAGTTTAATGCAGGAATTAACTTAGGATATAGATTTTAA
- the xseA gene encoding exodeoxyribonuclease VII large subunit has translation MYEGNRYHRLSTILSRVKEIVDSAIANNFFWLKTEIGQLKEDRKGHIYLELVENYEGITLAKCRANIWQSNASVIKNMLGDNAKEILKEGAEIMCYCEVTFSNVYGLSINIHRIDLSYSLGEVERIKQENLVKLKERGYLDLNRTLPIPIVIQHIALVSSVGTAGHADFIKQLEVNENNFVFHITHFDCQVQGEQAVSSIIAAIDQIPADTYGAIVVIRGGGSPLDLDVFNNYDLAVKIATAHTPVLTGIGHETDSTIADYVSSRYFKTPSAVAAAIVEKATMYYVSVFRSFEEIRQIYKQKMMSEAHQLNVNEREIRLYGLGHFKQKKDELHILSNRMVTEIRKHLNKEEAFVVGVTQTISHRAQRITHRESQSLVEKARLITFFSQQNLEMAKYKLNNIAERLKYQVHNTIKKEKVRLNTFNEVTTAYELGNILKKGFAIVYHNGERLDDKSTLQIGDELEITVYNKKYRIKLAEIKEINQWNNLLTNKQL, from the coding sequence ATGTATGAAGGTAACAGATATCACCGACTGAGTACTATCCTCTCGAGGGTAAAGGAAATCGTGGATAGTGCTATCGCGAATAATTTCTTCTGGTTAAAGACGGAAATAGGTCAGCTTAAGGAAGATCGAAAAGGTCATATCTATCTAGAATTAGTAGAAAATTATGAGGGTATAACCTTAGCAAAGTGTCGAGCAAATATTTGGCAAAGTAACGCTAGTGTTATTAAGAATATGCTAGGAGATAATGCTAAGGAGATATTAAAAGAAGGAGCAGAGATTATGTGTTACTGCGAGGTCACATTTAGTAATGTATATGGTCTATCTATTAATATCCATCGTATTGATTTGTCTTATTCATTAGGGGAAGTAGAACGCATCAAACAAGAAAACTTAGTCAAACTTAAGGAGAGAGGGTACCTAGATCTTAATAGAACACTTCCTATACCAATAGTAATACAGCATATCGCTTTAGTTAGCTCTGTTGGCACTGCAGGACATGCGGATTTTATTAAGCAGCTAGAAGTGAATGAGAACAACTTTGTTTTTCACATTACACACTTTGACTGTCAAGTACAGGGAGAGCAGGCTGTCAGCAGTATTATAGCTGCTATAGATCAGATACCTGCCGATACCTATGGTGCCATCGTAGTGATTAGGGGAGGAGGATCGCCATTAGATCTAGATGTATTTAATAACTATGATTTGGCAGTAAAGATAGCTACGGCTCATACACCAGTACTCACTGGGATAGGACATGAGACAGATAGTACGATAGCAGATTATGTGTCTTCGAGATATTTTAAAACACCTAGTGCTGTGGCAGCTGCTATCGTAGAAAAAGCTACTATGTATTATGTCAGTGTATTTCGTTCTTTTGAAGAGATTAGACAGATTTATAAACAGAAGATGATGAGTGAGGCACATCAGTTAAATGTGAATGAGCGAGAAATCCGTTTATATGGATTAGGACATTTTAAACAAAAGAAAGATGAATTACATATACTTTCTAATCGCATGGTTACCGAAATCAGGAAGCATCTTAATAAAGAAGAGGCTTTCGTAGTAGGGGTTACACAGACTATTTCTCATCGTGCACAACGTATCACGCATAGAGAGTCACAATCTCTTGTCGAAAAAGCAAGATTAATCACCTTCTTCAGTCAGCAGAATTTAGAAATGGCGAAGTATAAATTAAACAATATTGCTGAGCGTCTAAAATATCAAGTACACAACACAATTAAGAAAGAGAAGGTCAGATTAAATACTTTTAATGAAGTTACCACTGCTTATGAATTAGGTAATATTCTTAAGAAAGGCTTCGCAATAGTATATCACAACGGCGAACGACTAGATGACAAGAGTACTTTACAGATAGGAGATGAGCTAGAAATAACTGTCTACAACAAGAAATATAGAATCAAATTAGCAGAAATAAAAGAAATCAATCAATGGAACAACTTACTTACGAACAAGCAGCTTTAG
- a CDS encoding metallophosphoesterase family protein, with amino-acid sequence MSRTLVIGDIHGGYKALLQVMERAKVTLQDKLIFLGDYVDGWSESEKVVGYLLQLRETHTCIFLRGNHETLLVKWLQTGIENKIWEGNGGNASMKSYALDNITQEKRDEHLVFFEDLLVDYHIDQDNRLFVHAGFTNPRGVKTEFFSEYLYWDRTLWEMVMAMDSSISEGDSRYPRRLLHHSEIFIGHTPVTNFGFKFPTNYANVWNIDTGAAFYGCISILDVNTKEFWQSDSVASLYPNEQGRNH; translated from the coding sequence ATGAGTAGAACGTTAGTTATAGGTGATATACACGGAGGATATAAAGCGCTGTTACAAGTCATGGAGCGTGCTAAAGTTACTCTACAGGATAAACTGATTTTCTTAGGTGATTACGTTGACGGATGGAGTGAATCTGAGAAAGTAGTTGGTTATTTATTGCAATTAAGAGAAACACATACATGTATATTCTTAAGAGGAAACCATGAGACGTTATTAGTAAAATGGCTTCAAACGGGTATAGAGAATAAAATATGGGAAGGCAATGGAGGTAATGCATCTATGAAGTCGTATGCTTTAGATAATATCACACAAGAGAAACGCGATGAACACCTAGTGTTTTTTGAGGATTTATTAGTAGATTATCACATAGATCAAGATAATAGATTATTTGTTCATGCTGGTTTTACAAATCCAAGAGGAGTAAAAACGGAATTCTTTAGCGAATACCTATATTGGGATCGCACTTTATGGGAGATGGTGATGGCTATGGATTCTTCTATCTCTGAAGGTGATTCTCGTTATCCTAGAAGATTACTTCATCACAGTGAAATATTTATTGGACATACACCTGTGACTAACTTTGGCTTTAAATTCCCTACGAATTATGCTAATGTCTGGAATATTGATACTGGTGCTGCCTTTTATGGATGTATATCCATTCTAGATGTGAATACTAAGGAATTCTGGCAGAGTGACTCTGTTGCGAGCTTGTATCCTAATGAACAAGGGAGAAATCATTAA
- a CDS encoding 3-hydroxyanthranilate 3,4-dioxygenase has protein sequence MNLKSSFNIFTWIKENKDLLKPPVGNKNIYPEASDYIIMVVGGPNARKDFHYNEAEEFFFQLEGTIHIDIQEDNERKRITLNEGDIYLLPAKVPHSPIRTENSVGLVVEKKRKDDSAVDGLMWFCENCNHKLYEVYFKLTDIEKDFLPHFKHFYSSEELRTCDCCQTIMPADFR, from the coding sequence ATGAATCTAAAATCGTCTTTCAATATATTTACTTGGATAAAAGAAAATAAGGATTTATTAAAACCACCTGTTGGTAATAAAAACATCTATCCAGAGGCGTCTGACTATATCATTATGGTAGTAGGAGGACCTAATGCTAGAAAGGATTTTCACTATAACGAAGCAGAAGAATTCTTCTTTCAATTAGAGGGAACAATCCACATTGATATACAAGAAGATAACGAACGAAAACGCATTACTCTTAATGAGGGTGATATATATCTTTTACCCGCAAAGGTACCTCACTCGCCTATACGTACTGAAAACTCAGTAGGATTAGTAGTAGAAAAAAAGAGAAAAGATGACAGTGCAGTAGATGGTCTTATGTGGTTCTGTGAGAACTGTAATCATAAACTATATGAAGTATACTTTAAACTTACTGATATAGAAAAAGACTTTCTTCCTCATTTTAAACACTTCTATTCTTCAGAAGAGTTGAGAACATGTGATTGTTGCCAAACAATTATGCCTGCAGATTTCAGGTAG
- a CDS encoding DUF5929 domain-containing protein yields MINKRLLIKNLLAHYDENSFYDKKRQLNLHSKSGKAKFLKHICALANSNPDNSSYLLVGIEDEDNEIVGVDFYDDSKIQNLVNAYLENPPFITYDNVAFNDLPKDRVVGLVSIRSINGLTTFKRTIGEVVEGSYFVRIGSTSMPDVIVPRSTNKEIVNSIEKNSQNDLASILDSVISFMTDTHRDMKPRYNVFREQFIICWAGNKKMVRGMPFYSRVDIEFVNEHIKLFYSDLDSVTIAYNGHKFVITEYLNLGLNDKTSFYPFEEVMITFSENGTYSMTNTVLFKAPSYNRNILGHIYGSSLNVIFKVQNNLKLTIKEERVLGKLCFNLMLCYLNGFENAKDELISVKDYLKYSDDPQLFIAFKEVMRILRKLKYETEIDE; encoded by the coding sequence GTGATTAATAAGAGATTACTTATTAAAAATTTACTGGCACATTATGATGAAAATAGCTTCTATGACAAGAAGCGACAACTCAATTTGCACAGTAAATCTGGCAAGGCTAAGTTTCTAAAACATATCTGTGCCTTAGCCAATTCGAACCCTGATAATAGTTCTTATTTATTAGTGGGTATTGAAGACGAAGATAATGAAATAGTGGGAGTAGACTTCTATGATGATAGTAAGATTCAGAATTTAGTGAATGCTTATCTCGAGAATCCTCCTTTTATTACGTATGACAATGTAGCGTTTAATGATCTGCCTAAAGATAGGGTAGTAGGTTTAGTATCGATTCGTTCAATAAATGGATTGACAACTTTCAAGAGAACCATTGGCGAGGTAGTAGAAGGAAGTTATTTTGTACGTATAGGAAGTACCTCTATGCCTGATGTAATTGTTCCTCGTAGCACAAACAAGGAGATAGTGAACAGTATAGAGAAAAACTCTCAGAACGATTTAGCGAGTATCCTAGACAGTGTTATCTCTTTTATGACAGATACCCATAGGGATATGAAACCTAGATATAATGTGTTTAGAGAGCAGTTTATTATCTGTTGGGCTGGTAATAAGAAAATGGTCAGGGGAATGCCTTTTTATTCTCGAGTAGATATAGAGTTCGTTAATGAACATATTAAGTTGTTCTATTCGGACTTAGATTCGGTAACGATTGCTTATAATGGACATAAGTTTGTTATTACTGAATATCTTAACTTAGGACTAAATGATAAAACGAGTTTCTATCCATTCGAAGAAGTAATGATTACATTCTCAGAGAACGGTACTTACTCTATGACTAATACAGTATTATTTAAAGCTCCTTCATATAATAGAAATATATTAGGACATATCTATGGAAGTAGTTTAAATGTTATTTTTAAAGTTCAAAACAATCTAAAACTTACGATAAAAGAAGAACGGGTATTGGGAAAACTATGTTTTAATTTGATGCTATGCTATCTAAATGGTTTCGAAAATGCTAAAGATGAACTAATCTCCGTTAAAGATTATTTAAAATATTCAGATGACCCTCAGCTATTTATAGCCTTTAAGGAAGTAATGCGTATCTTGCGTAAACTAAAATATGAAACAGAAATAGATGAGTAG